Proteins co-encoded in one Gehongia tenuis genomic window:
- a CDS encoding adenine phosphoribosyltransferase, whose translation MNFEKLIRTVPGFPKEGILFRDITTLLKDGPAYKALIDELAESVKDEKIDVIVGPEARGFVIGAPLAYRLGVGFVPVRKPGKLPADVYEYSYELEYGSDCLQMHKDAIKPGMRVLIADDLLATGGTILACCKLVEQAGGEVAAIRFAFKITDVPQKPELERYNYQTLMTF comes from the coding sequence ATGAATTTTGAAAAACTGATTCGTACCGTACCGGGTTTTCCAAAGGAAGGCATTCTGTTCCGGGATATCACCACGCTGCTGAAGGATGGCCCCGCCTATAAGGCTTTGATTGATGAACTGGCGGAGAGCGTGAAGGATGAAAAGATCGATGTGATTGTGGGGCCGGAGGCCCGCGGCTTTGTGATTGGAGCGCCGCTGGCTTACCGCTTGGGCGTGGGCTTCGTGCCGGTGAGAAAGCCGGGCAAGCTGCCCGCGGACGTCTATGAATACAGCTACGAGCTGGAGTACGGTTCGGACTGCCTGCAGATGCACAAGGATGCGATCAAGCCGGGCATGCGGGTGCTCATTGCCGACGACCTTCTCGCTACCGGCGGCACGATCCTTGCCTGCTGCAAGCTGGTTGAGCAGGCTGGCGGCGAGGTGGCGGCCATCCGGTTCGCGTTCAAGATCACGGACGTTCCGCAAAAGCCGGAACTGGAGCGATATAACTATCAAACGCTGATGACATTTTGA
- the dtd gene encoding D-aminoacyl-tRNA deacylase, whose protein sequence is MRAVIQKVSRAKIVVDGQTVSEIGPGLLALIGIGREDGEKDMAYLADKIPNLRIFEDGEGKLNRSVSDVGGEILLVSQFTLYGNARHGRRPSFIGAAPPEEARPIYERLLAIFRERGIPLKTGIFQAHMEIELVNDGPVTLLLDSKKGF, encoded by the coding sequence ATGCGAGCCGTGATACAGAAAGTGAGCCGGGCGAAAATCGTCGTGGATGGGCAAACCGTCTCCGAGATTGGTCCCGGCCTTTTGGCGCTTATCGGCATCGGCCGGGAGGACGGGGAAAAGGATATGGCCTATCTTGCGGACAAGATACCGAACCTTCGCATCTTTGAGGATGGGGAGGGAAAGCTGAACCGTTCGGTGAGCGATGTGGGCGGTGAGATTCTGCTGGTTTCCCAGTTCACCCTTTACGGCAACGCCCGGCACGGCAGGCGGCCCAGCTTCATCGGTGCGGCGCCGCCGGAGGAGGCCCGCCCCATCTATGAACGGCTGCTCGCAATCTTCCGGGAGAGGGGAATACCCCTCAAGACCGGTATTTTCCAGGCCCATATGGAGATTGAACTGGTGAACGATGGGCCGGTCACCTTGTTATTGGACAGCAAGAAAGGATTTTAG
- the aspS gene encoding aspartate--tRNA ligase: MEETLGKLKRTHYCGVFREETAGEEVVINGWCQRMRNLGALIFADLRDRTGLVQVVFEGEGNKALFEKASAIRSEFVLAVRGTVRLRSNPNPELPTGKVEIVASELRILSAAETPPIYVEDDANTSEAMRLKYRYLDLRRPKMQKNLLMRHRIIQSIRHYMDEMGFLEIDTPMLSKSTPEGARDYLVPSRQRPGSFYALPQSPQLMKQLLMVSGFDRYFQIAKCFRDEDLRADRQPEFSQVDIEMSFVDEEDIMAINEGLMGRVFREVLGMEIPEHFPRITYREAMERYGSDKPDTRFGLELIDVTNTVKGTAFKVFADAIAGGGLVKGINAKGGAGFSRKEIDALANEVKTYGAKGLAWLSLSEGGMKSSFAKFMEESEIEALKRAMGAESGDLLVFVADPNGTVVNTALGLLRLHLGEKLGLIDHDRFDILWVTEFPMFEYDEEEGRYVAVHHPFTHPMEEDIPLLTTDPGAARAKAYDLVMNGTEVGGGSVRIHRKDLQLQMFELLGFTEEKAQESFGFLLNAFKYGVPPHGGIAYGLDRMVMLLAKVDNIREVIAFPKVQNASCPLTEAPTPVDAKQLEELGIRALEDKA; the protein is encoded by the coding sequence ATGGAAGAAACACTGGGAAAGCTGAAACGCACCCATTACTGTGGGGTATTCCGGGAGGAGACGGCGGGAGAAGAAGTCGTCATCAACGGCTGGTGTCAGCGGATGCGCAACCTGGGCGCCCTCATCTTTGCGGACCTGCGGGACCGGACCGGCCTTGTGCAGGTGGTCTTTGAGGGCGAAGGGAATAAAGCCCTTTTCGAAAAAGCCTCCGCTATCCGAAGCGAGTTTGTGCTGGCGGTGCGGGGCACGGTGCGCCTTCGTTCCAATCCCAATCCGGAGCTCCCAACTGGAAAGGTGGAAATCGTGGCCAGCGAGCTTCGAATCCTGAGCGCCGCGGAGACGCCGCCCATCTATGTGGAGGACGACGCCAACACCTCCGAGGCCATGCGCCTCAAGTACCGCTATCTGGACCTTCGCCGGCCCAAGATGCAGAAGAATCTCCTCATGCGTCACAGGATCATTCAGAGCATCCGCCACTATATGGACGAGATGGGCTTTTTGGAAATCGACACGCCCATGCTGAGCAAGAGCACGCCGGAGGGCGCTCGGGATTATCTGGTCCCCAGCCGTCAGCGTCCGGGCTCGTTCTATGCGCTGCCCCAGTCGCCTCAGCTGATGAAACAGCTTTTGATGGTATCGGGTTTTGATCGCTATTTTCAGATCGCCAAATGCTTCCGGGACGAGGACCTGAGGGCGGACCGCCAGCCGGAATTCTCCCAGGTGGACATCGAGATGTCCTTCGTGGATGAGGAGGATATCATGGCCATCAATGAGGGGCTCATGGGCCGGGTGTTCCGTGAGGTTCTGGGGATGGAAATCCCGGAGCATTTCCCGAGAATCACCTACCGCGAGGCCATGGAGCGCTATGGCAGCGACAAGCCGGATACCCGCTTTGGCCTTGAACTCATCGATGTGACAAATACGGTGAAGGGTACAGCGTTCAAGGTATTTGCCGATGCGATCGCCGGCGGCGGCTTGGTGAAGGGTATCAATGCGAAGGGGGGCGCCGGCTTCTCCAGAAAGGAGATCGATGCTCTCGCGAACGAAGTGAAAACCTACGGCGCCAAGGGACTTGCCTGGCTGAGCCTCTCTGAGGGCGGCATGAAGTCATCCTTTGCCAAGTTCATGGAGGAGAGTGAAATTGAAGCCCTGAAGCGAGCCATGGGCGCCGAGAGCGGAGACCTTCTGGTCTTTGTGGCGGATCCCAATGGCACCGTGGTCAACACGGCCTTGGGCCTTCTTCGTCTCCATCTCGGGGAGAAGCTGGGGCTCATCGACCACGACAGGTTCGATATTCTCTGGGTCACCGAGTTCCCCATGTTTGAATACGACGAGGAGGAGGGCCGCTATGTGGCCGTCCATCATCCCTTCACCCATCCCATGGAGGAGGATATCCCGCTTTTGACCACCGATCCCGGTGCGGCCCGGGCCAAAGCTTATGACCTCGTGATGAACGGCACGGAGGTGGGCGGCGGCAGCGTGCGGATCCATCGCAAGGATCTGCAGCTGCAGATGTTTGAACTTTTGGGCTTCACGGAGGAAAAGGCCCAGGAGAGTTTTGGCTTTCTTCTGAACGCCTTCAAGTACGGCGTACCGCCCCATGGCGGCATCGCGTACGGTCTGGACCGCATGGTGATGCTGTTGGCTAAGGTGGACAATATTCGGGAGGTTATCGCCTTCCCCAAGGTGCAGAACGCATCCTGTCCGCTGACGGAGGCGCCCACGCCGGTGGACGCAAAGCAGCTGGAGGAGCTGGGGATCAGGGCCCTGGAGGACAAAGCGTGA
- the hemZ gene encoding coproporphyrinogen dehydrogenase HemZ — protein MGLVLNHPELFNDIGDVVRMFDPCPVTLTQDRTGRVLIHEVKKEEDRWRQRAELWEEGKLTAYEEREDPIPGGRPLIQKRIFRRAAKLCVYDLMRKATGKTLPWGSLTGVRPGKLFRDLAGQEGPEGAERILRETYDVSPAKIGLLRRIYSEQKPFLDSTDVRDVDVYIGVPFCRTRCVYCSFAAYAGVKEDLKTRYVDTLLREMEGVWQPLGDRLRVRSVYVGGGTPTALPVRELRRILQKAHALFDPMPEFTVEAGRPDTLNPEVFAMLKGEGVDRICINPQTMNPKTLQIIGREYGEGEIERAFDEARKAGFSWINMDVIAGLPGETAEDFEKTLARIRQLAPENLTVHTLAIKRASELKERLREYALAPVTEVERMLELSCETADALSMEPYYLYRQKYMTGNLENVGWGKKGSYCVYNIDTMEELTSNLAFGAGAITKRYFKKDNRIERAPNVRNLGDYFSRTDEMIDRKIKLFDPSVDIEGGRTYND, from the coding sequence ATGGGACTTGTACTGAACCATCCGGAACTCTTCAATGACATCGGCGACGTGGTGCGCATGTTCGACCCCTGTCCGGTCACGCTGACCCAGGATCGGACGGGCCGTGTGCTGATCCATGAAGTGAAAAAGGAGGAGGACCGCTGGCGGCAAAGGGCGGAGCTTTGGGAGGAGGGAAAGCTGACCGCTTATGAGGAACGGGAGGACCCCATTCCCGGCGGCAGACCTCTCATCCAAAAGCGTATTTTTCGCCGGGCGGCAAAGCTCTGCGTCTACGATCTCATGCGGAAGGCCACGGGCAAGACCCTGCCCTGGGGGTCGCTGACCGGCGTGCGGCCGGGCAAGCTCTTTCGGGATCTGGCTGGGCAGGAGGGGCCGGAGGGCGCAGAACGCATCCTTCGGGAAACCTATGACGTGAGTCCGGCCAAAATTGGGCTCCTCCGGCGGATTTACAGCGAGCAAAAGCCCTTTCTGGACAGCACCGATGTGCGGGATGTGGACGTCTACATAGGCGTTCCCTTTTGCAGAACGCGATGTGTCTACTGTTCCTTTGCCGCCTATGCCGGCGTGAAGGAAGACCTCAAGACGCGATACGTGGATACCCTCCTTCGGGAAATGGAGGGTGTGTGGCAGCCGCTCGGAGACCGGCTGCGCGTTCGAAGCGTCTATGTGGGCGGCGGAACGCCCACGGCCTTACCCGTTCGGGAGCTGAGGCGGATTTTGCAAAAGGCCCATGCGCTATTTGATCCCATGCCCGAATTCACGGTGGAGGCGGGCCGGCCCGATACGCTGAACCCGGAGGTCTTTGCCATGCTTAAGGGGGAGGGCGTGGATCGAATTTGTATCAATCCTCAGACCATGAATCCCAAAACGCTGCAGATCATCGGCCGGGAATATGGCGAAGGGGAGATCGAGCGGGCCTTCGATGAGGCGCGGAAGGCGGGTTTCTCCTGGATCAACATGGATGTGATCGCGGGACTGCCCGGCGAAACGGCGGAGGATTTTGAAAAGACTCTGGCCAGGATCCGTCAGCTTGCTCCCGAGAACCTGACGGTGCACACCCTCGCCATCAAGCGGGCCTCCGAACTCAAGGAACGGCTGCGGGAGTATGCGCTGGCCCCGGTGACCGAAGTGGAACGTATGCTGGAGCTTTCCTGTGAGACGGCGGATGCACTTTCGATGGAGCCCTACTATCTCTACCGGCAAAAATATATGACGGGGAACCTCGAGAACGTGGGCTGGGGCAAAAAGGGAAGCTATTGCGTCTACAATATCGACACCATGGAGGAACTGACCAGCAATCTGGCCTTTGGTGCGGGCGCCATCACAAAGCGGTATTTTAAAAAGGATAACCGTATTGAACGTGCGCCCAATGTAAGAAATCTCGGTGATTATTTCAGCCGGACGGACGAGATGATTGACCGGAAGATCAAGCTGTTTGATCCGTCGGTTGACATCGAAGGTGGCCGCACCTATAATGACTGA
- the hisS gene encoding histidine--tRNA ligase: protein MGFEAPRGTKDVLPKDSYRWQALESAAREVCRDFGFREMRTPVFEHTELFLRGVGDTTDVVQKEMYTFQDKGERSITLKPEGTAGAARAFIQNKLYNEALPAKMYYLNCPVFRYEKPQAGRYREHHQFGVEVFGAPKATVDAEVISLAITLLERLGVTGLTVNINSIGCRKCRAEYHKALKAFLNSKLPELCETCNQRFETNPMRILDCKEPGCKKALAGVPVVLDYLCGECREHFEALKTCLGGLGIDYTVDPMIVRGLDYYTKTVFEIIAPWQKGFLTVCGGGRYDNLVAECGGPETAGIGFGMGMERLLEYMDSKGLPVGEKPVLDAFVCALGEEAAKRAFRLVYDLRRAGLAVDMDHTGRSLKAQFKYADKLGCRYNLILGEDELKADAIKMRNMTTGDEEMVPLAGVASRLKG, encoded by the coding sequence ATGGGCTTTGAAGCGCCAAGAGGAACCAAGGATGTGCTTCCCAAGGACAGCTACCGCTGGCAGGCTTTGGAATCGGCGGCCCGGGAGGTTTGCCGGGACTTTGGCTTTCGTGAGATGAGAACCCCCGTTTTTGAGCATACGGAATTGTTCCTGCGGGGCGTGGGCGATACCACCGATGTGGTGCAAAAGGAGATGTACACCTTTCAGGATAAGGGCGAGCGCAGCATCACGCTGAAGCCGGAAGGCACCGCCGGTGCGGCCCGGGCATTCATCCAAAACAAACTGTACAACGAGGCCCTGCCGGCCAAGATGTATTACCTCAACTGCCCGGTTTTTCGCTATGAGAAGCCCCAGGCGGGCCGATACCGGGAGCATCACCAGTTTGGCGTGGAGGTTTTTGGAGCACCCAAGGCCACCGTGGATGCGGAGGTCATCTCCCTTGCCATCACCCTTTTGGAGAGGCTGGGTGTGACCGGCCTTACGGTGAACATCAACAGCATTGGCTGCAGGAAATGCAGAGCGGAATATCACAAAGCCTTGAAGGCATTTTTAAACAGCAAGCTGCCCGAGCTGTGCGAGACCTGCAACCAGCGCTTTGAAACCAATCCCATGCGCATTCTGGACTGCAAGGAACCGGGCTGCAAAAAGGCCCTTGCCGGGGTGCCGGTGGTGCTGGATTATCTTTGCGGGGAATGCCGGGAGCATTTTGAGGCGCTGAAAACCTGCCTTGGCGGGCTTGGCATCGACTACACCGTTGATCCCATGATCGTTCGGGGCCTCGACTACTATACGAAGACGGTCTTTGAAATCATTGCGCCTTGGCAGAAGGGCTTTTTGACGGTTTGCGGCGGCGGACGCTATGACAACCTGGTCGCGGAGTGCGGCGGCCCTGAAACGGCGGGCATCGGCTTTGGTATGGGTATGGAGCGGCTGCTGGAATACATGGACAGCAAGGGGCTGCCCGTGGGCGAAAAACCGGTGCTGGATGCCTTTGTGTGCGCTTTGGGCGAGGAGGCTGCGAAACGGGCTTTCCGTTTGGTTTACGATCTTCGACGGGCGGGCCTGGCAGTGGACATGGATCACACGGGCCGCAGCCTCAAGGCCCAGTTCAAGTATGCCGATAAGCTGGGCTGCCGGTACAACCTCATTCTGGGCGAGGACGAACTGAAGGCGGACGCCATCAAGATGAGAAATATGACGACGGGCGATGAGGAGATGGTGCCCCTTGCGGGCGTGGCCTCCCGTCTCAAGGGATAA
- the recJ gene encoding single-stranded-DNA-specific exonuclease RecJ, whose protein sequence is MQQFLCACGTSGDVLAGLAERTGLSDTMVRILAARGLEDEESVHGFLHPDIRTIPDPMLFEDMDRAIWEIEKALEEKRHFTIYGDYDVDGVTSTSLLYLYFKSLGAKVDYYIPDRRKEGYGLNLDAVDALRAKGTEFIITVDNGITSRLEVEHAKKLGMGVVVTDHHECPEFLPDCAVINPKRGGYPFAHLAGVGVAAKLVQALGHGAAALKPYLDLIALGTVADLVPLIGENRILVRYGMAKMGKDPNAGISALMRQAGYEGKPVNSHMLAYGLGPRVNAGGRIGSAWRGVELFTSEDASRRAALSAELDGDNTHRKELEDAILRECLDRVNGAMLAGCKTLVLAGEGWNAGVIGIVASRLVERFHRPTVLFALTEDGKAVGSGRSIKGVHLYEAMKTCEDLFLRFGGHEMAAGATLLRENLNAFDQRLDEAVRRQSDPAAFIPTKIYDAVLPVEGVTLGLVEQLDLLEPTGQGNPPVRLLVPNVHLGGLRRMGQDGSTLGLTLEDATGSVKAVGFRMGDQYEHLCGGGRFDVLMSPQKNVFNGRTYLQCVVHGIKDNLNLWELEKRLLSDQDKFIGAFCRQILYNRVIPEELWKKVSAAATEEKADSIVKDALSGDVQGTLILCFTPGGARYWLRKIDRWRMLSRMDIAFGRVCEEGGYNTLVMAPDLDEIDFASYRNILLADGALHEGVVAEVAQRTGSSGKLTVFLTARQRQDELDLTSSFKLDREALASAYRAFRGAPQGADEDLSSYVRRAAEKAGQPGYQAEIALAVFRELDFCTVTAGRVRFLEKPAKMNLAASALFQRASGLAEAFGELWTQMKDRFGEESVS, encoded by the coding sequence ATGCAGCAATTTTTATGCGCCTGCGGAACGAGCGGGGATGTTCTGGCCGGCCTGGCCGAACGCACGGGGCTTTCCGACACCATGGTGCGCATCTTAGCGGCCCGCGGCCTTGAGGATGAGGAGTCGGTCCATGGCTTTCTCCATCCGGATATCCGCACCATTCCCGATCCCATGCTCTTTGAGGACATGGACCGCGCAATATGGGAGATTGAAAAAGCCCTGGAGGAGAAGCGGCATTTCACCATTTATGGTGATTATGATGTGGATGGTGTGACTTCCACATCCCTGCTGTATCTTTATTTTAAATCCCTGGGCGCCAAGGTGGACTACTACATCCCCGACCGGAGGAAGGAAGGCTACGGACTTAATTTGGACGCTGTGGATGCGCTTCGAGCCAAGGGAACGGAGTTTATTATCACTGTGGACAACGGCATCACCTCCCGGCTGGAGGTGGAGCACGCGAAGAAGCTGGGCATGGGGGTGGTGGTGACCGATCACCATGAATGCCCGGAATTCCTGCCGGACTGCGCGGTGATCAATCCCAAACGAGGCGGCTACCCCTTTGCCCATTTGGCCGGCGTCGGGGTGGCGGCGAAGCTGGTGCAGGCCCTGGGGCACGGCGCAGCTGCCTTGAAACCCTACCTTGACCTCATTGCTTTGGGAACGGTGGCGGACCTGGTGCCCCTCATCGGCGAGAATCGCATTTTGGTGCGCTACGGTATGGCAAAGATGGGAAAGGACCCCAATGCCGGCATCTCGGCCCTCATGCGTCAAGCGGGCTATGAGGGAAAACCGGTGAACAGCCACATGCTGGCCTATGGTCTCGGGCCCCGTGTGAATGCGGGCGGCAGAATAGGCTCGGCCTGGCGGGGCGTGGAACTGTTCACTTCCGAGGACGCTTCGCGCCGTGCGGCTCTTTCAGCCGAGCTCGATGGAGACAATACGCATCGAAAAGAGCTGGAGGATGCCATTCTGCGGGAATGCTTGGACCGCGTGAACGGCGCCATGCTGGCTGGGTGCAAGACCCTTGTTCTCGCCGGCGAGGGCTGGAATGCCGGAGTAATCGGCATCGTGGCCTCGCGGCTGGTGGAGCGGTTCCACCGGCCCACCGTGCTCTTTGCGCTCACGGAGGATGGCAAGGCGGTGGGCTCGGGTAGAAGCATCAAGGGTGTGCACCTCTATGAGGCCATGAAAACCTGTGAGGATCTGTTCCTGCGTTTTGGCGGCCATGAGATGGCGGCGGGCGCCACCCTTCTCCGGGAGAATCTCAATGCTTTTGATCAGCGTTTGGACGAAGCGGTGCGCCGACAGAGCGATCCCGCCGCTTTCATTCCAACAAAGATCTATGATGCGGTGCTCCCCGTTGAAGGCGTGACTTTGGGCCTGGTGGAGCAGCTGGATCTTTTGGAACCCACGGGACAGGGAAACCCGCCGGTGCGGCTGCTGGTGCCCAATGTTCACCTGGGTGGCCTGAGGCGCATGGGCCAGGATGGCAGTACCCTGGGGCTCACCCTTGAGGATGCCACCGGCTCCGTGAAGGCTGTGGGCTTCCGCATGGGGGACCAGTATGAACATCTATGCGGGGGCGGGCGCTTCGACGTGCTCATGTCTCCCCAAAAGAATGTCTTTAACGGGCGCACCTATCTGCAGTGCGTGGTCCATGGCATCAAAGATAATCTGAACCTCTGGGAACTGGAAAAACGACTGCTTTCCGATCAGGATAAATTTATAGGTGCTTTTTGTCGGCAAATTTTATATAATAGGGTTATTCCTGAGGAGCTTTGGAAAAAAGTGTCGGCGGCAGCCACCGAGGAGAAAGCCGATTCTATTGTGAAGGACGCTCTTTCCGGGGACGTTCAGGGAACGCTGATCTTGTGCTTCACACCGGGCGGCGCCCGGTATTGGCTGAGAAAGATCGATCGGTGGCGCATGCTTTCCAGAATGGATATCGCCTTTGGCAGGGTCTGTGAGGAGGGCGGCTACAACACGCTGGTGATGGCGCCGGATCTTGACGAAATTGATTTTGCCAGTTACCGCAATATCCTTTTGGCCGACGGGGCCCTTCATGAGGGCGTGGTGGCCGAGGTGGCCCAGCGTACGGGCAGCAGCGGTAAGCTCACCGTATTTCTCACCGCCCGGCAGCGGCAGGATGAGCTGGATCTTACGAGCAGCTTCAAGTTGGATCGGGAAGCCCTGGCATCCGCCTACCGCGCCTTCCGCGGAGCGCCGCAGGGCGCTGATGAGGATCTCTCCAGCTATGTGCGGCGGGCGGCGGAGAAGGCGGGCCAGCCCGGCTACCAGGCGGAGATCGCCCTTGCGGTCTTTCGGGAGCTGGATTTCTGCACCGTGACGGCCGGCCGGGTGCGTTTTTTGGAAAAACCGGCTAAAATGAATCTTGCGGCAAGCGCGCTCTTTCAAAGGGCGAGCGGTCTTGCGGAAGCTTTTGGTGAACTGTGGACACAAATGAAGGATAGATTTGGGGAGGAAAGCGTATCATGA
- a CDS encoding MBL fold metallo-hydrolase, whose amino-acid sequence MYIKNWTSMGMGENTYLLEKDGHALIVDPGCAPAPVLAELEEKGLTLDAILLTHNHFDHIVSAEKIREKTAAAIWIHGLDAEALMDPALNYSAGYPGVGTLSFQADRTFEEGRLSLSRWEIEVIHTPGHTKGSCCFMIEGRLFSGDTLFRESVGRTDLHGGCYGELMESVKKLAQLPEYVKVYPGHGSPTTLGHEVNSNPFLGENGWDLY is encoded by the coding sequence ATGTACATCAAGAACTGGACCTCCATGGGGATGGGGGAGAATACCTATCTGCTGGAAAAGGACGGACATGCCCTTATCGTTGACCCTGGCTGCGCCCCCGCACCCGTCCTGGCGGAGCTGGAGGAGAAAGGGCTGACCTTGGATGCCATTCTTCTCACCCACAATCATTTTGACCACATCGTCTCGGCAGAAAAAATCCGGGAAAAGACGGCCGCTGCAATTTGGATTCATGGGCTGGACGCCGAGGCGCTCATGGATCCCGCGCTCAATTATTCCGCCGGTTATCCCGGCGTTGGCACCCTTTCCTTTCAAGCGGACCGCACCTTCGAGGAAGGCCGCCTTTCTCTATCCCGCTGGGAGATCGAGGTCATCCATACGCCGGGTCATACGAAGGGCTCCTGCTGCTTTATGATCGAGGGCAGGCTTTTTTCCGGAGACACCCTCTTTCGTGAATCGGTGGGCCGCACCGATCTTCACGGCGGCTGCTATGGGGAGCTCATGGAAAGTGTGAAAAAGCTGGCGCAGCTTCCTGAATACGTCAAGGTCTATCCTGGGCACGGCAGTCCCACCACGCTGGGGCACGAGGTGAACAGTAACCCTTTTTTAGGGGAGAACGGATGGGACTTGTACTGA
- a CDS encoding RelA/SpoT family protein → MDKIRENYPDEDLKVIEKAYRLAETAHTGQLRASGEPYFVHPYGVAVILTDLGLDVDTIAAGLLHDVVEDTPVTLEEITDEFGSEIASLVDGVTKLSRFEFRTKEEQQAETYRKMFLAMAKDIRVILIKLADRLHNMRTLEHLKNPDKAIMKAKETLEIYAPLAHRLGIYRLKVELEDRAFSFLEPEAYKELIDKMSAKFAEREDALKEAMGMLRTKLDEMHIHAEIEGRPKHYYSIYKKMKTQNKTLDQIFDLIAVRVIVDTVKDCYAVLGTVHTLWKPIPGRFKDYIAVPKPNMYQSLHTTLISRHGNPFEIQIRTFEMHRTSEYGIAAHWKYKEGRSNESSLDMKLAWLRQILEWQDETKDAREFMDTLKIDLYSDEVFVYTPKGDVINLPKGATPLDFAYSIHSAIGNKCVGAKISGKIVPLDYHLKTGDIVEVLTSSSTKGPSMDWLKVVVTSQARNKIRAWFKKQNKEENVERGKDMLEKEARRHGCHLSDLNKPEWMDDIVKKYSMTTADDIYAAVGYGGLTSNQVLSRLLEYYKKARKMEIKKAKAAENSASRNSASQGVIVKGEHNMLVRFSKCCNPLPGDDIVGYITRGRGVSIHRRDCANLNDLAADVGRMVDVEWESDAKTSYQADIQLLASDHPGLLANIFNMMAQMNINITAINARTNKNGTVVVNLTLEITSVEILEKVMKTLKRMPETMEVFRGTT, encoded by the coding sequence TTGGATAAAATCAGGGAGAACTATCCTGACGAGGACCTGAAGGTTATTGAAAAAGCGTACCGGTTGGCCGAGACGGCGCACACCGGTCAGCTTCGTGCGTCCGGGGAGCCCTATTTTGTTCATCCCTACGGGGTGGCCGTGATCCTGACCGATCTGGGCCTGGATGTGGATACCATTGCCGCGGGGCTGCTGCACGACGTGGTGGAGGATACGCCGGTGACCCTGGAGGAGATCACCGATGAGTTCGGCAGTGAAATTGCTTCTCTGGTGGACGGCGTAACCAAGCTGAGCCGTTTTGAATTCCGCACGAAGGAGGAGCAGCAGGCGGAGACCTACCGCAAGATGTTCCTCGCCATGGCCAAGGATATCCGGGTGATCCTTATCAAGCTTGCGGACCGCCTGCACAATATGCGCACCCTGGAGCACCTCAAAAATCCCGATAAGGCCATCATGAAGGCGAAGGAGACGCTGGAAATCTATGCGCCGCTGGCTCACCGGCTGGGCATCTACCGCCTCAAGGTGGAGCTGGAGGACCGGGCTTTCTCCTTCCTCGAGCCGGAGGCCTACAAAGAGCTCATCGATAAGATGAGCGCCAAATTTGCCGAGCGGGAGGACGCCCTCAAGGAAGCCATGGGTATGCTCCGCACCAAGCTGGATGAGATGCACATCCATGCGGAGATTGAGGGCCGTCCGAAACACTACTACAGCATCTACAAAAAGATGAAGACCCAGAATAAAACGCTGGATCAGATCTTCGATCTTATCGCTGTGCGGGTGATCGTGGACACCGTGAAGGACTGCTATGCCGTTCTTGGGACTGTGCATACGCTTTGGAAGCCCATTCCCGGACGGTTCAAGGATTACATCGCCGTGCCCAAGCCCAACATGTACCAGTCCCTCCACACCACGCTGATTTCCCGGCACGGCAACCCATTTGAAATTCAGATCCGCACCTTTGAGATGCACCGCACCAGCGAGTACGGCATCGCAGCTCATTGGAAATACAAGGAGGGCCGCAGCAACGAGTCCTCCCTGGACATGAAGCTGGCCTGGCTGCGACAGATTCTCGAATGGCAGGATGAGACCAAGGACGCCCGGGAGTTCATGGATACCCTCAAGATCGACCTTTACAGCGACGAGGTTTTTGTCTATACGCCAAAAGGCGATGTGATCAATCTGCCCAAGGGCGCAACCCCTCTCGACTTTGCCTATTCCATCCACAGCGCCATCGGCAACAAGTGCGTGGGCGCTAAGATCAGCGGGAAGATTGTGCCGCTGGATTATCATCTGAAAACCGGCGATATTGTGGAAGTGCTGACCTCCTCCAGCACCAAGGGGCCCAGCATGGACTGGCTCAAGGTGGTGGTGACCAGTCAGGCCCGCAACAAGATCCGGGCCTGGTTTAAAAAGCAGAACAAGGAAGAGAACGTGGAGCGGGGCAAGGATATGCTGGAAAAGGAAGCCCGCCGCCACGGCTGTCATCTTTCGGACCTCAACAAGCCCGAATGGATGGACGATATCGTTAAAAAATATTCCATGACCACGGCGGATGACATCTATGCCGCGGTGGGCTATGGCGGGCTGACCAGTAACCAGGTGCTCTCCCGGCTGCTGGAATACTACAAGAAAGCCCGCAAGATGGAGATCAAAAAGGCCAAGGCTGCGGAAAACAGCGCTTCCAGGAATTCGGCCAGCCAGGGCGTGATCGTAAAGGGCGAACACAACATGCTGGTTCGTTTCTCCAAGTGCTGCAATCCTCTGCCCGGCGACGACATTGTGGGCTATATCACCCGGGGCCGGGGTGTGTCCATCCACCGGCGGGACTGCGCCAACTTGAACGATTTGGCGGCGGACGTGGGCCGCATGGTGGACGTGGAATGGGAGAGCGATGCCAAGACCTCCTACCAGGCGGATATTCAGCTTCTGGCCTCCGATCATCCGGGGCTTTTGGCCAATATTTTCAACATGATGGCTCAGATGAATATCAACATCACCGCCATCAACGCCCGTACCAACAAAAATGGCACCGTGGTGGTGAATCTGACGCTGGAGATTACCAGCGTGGAGATCCTGGAGAAGGTTATGAAGACTTTGAAGAGAATGCCCGAGACCATGGAGGTCTTCCGGGGAACCACCTGA